A window of the Brassica napus cultivar Da-Ae chromosome A2, Da-Ae, whole genome shotgun sequence genome harbors these coding sequences:
- the LOC106403983 gene encoding deSI-like protein At4g17486, whose translation MLCRMVVVNSRKKKPGSVPVYLNVYDLTPINGYAYWLGLGVYHSGVEVHGVEYGFGAHEHSTTGIFEVEPKQCPGFTFRKSILIGRTELDPQQVCAFMEKLAEGYCGNTYHLITKNCNHFCNDVCVRLTRRSIPSWVNRLARFGLFCNCVLPAELNEAKVRQVRSKEEKIPEVKKLRSRSSRFPPSSSLSSPGSLNRNRRGERRRQCLPPTPPVSA comes from the exons ATGTTGTGTAGAATGGTGGTGGTTAACAGCCGGAAGAAGAAAcccggttcggttccggtttacCTGAATGTATACGATCTCACTCCCATCAATGGCTACGCTTACTGGCTAGGACTTGGAGTCTACCACTCTGGCGTTGAAG TTCATGGGGTTGAATACGGTTTCGGAGCTCACGAGCATTCAACAACGGGAATCTTCGAGGTGGAACCGAAGCAATGTCCAGGCTTCACTTTCAGGAAGTCTATTTTGATTGGAAGAACAGAGTTGGATCCTCAACAAGTCTGTGCCTTTATGGAGAAGCTTGCTGAAGGGTACTGCGGAAACACGTACCATCTCATTACCAAGAACTGTAATCACTTCTGCAATGATGTTTGTGTTCGGCTGACAAGAAGATCTATCCCTAGTTGGGTTAACCGTCTTGCTCGCTTCG GTTTGTTCTGCAACTGTGTTCTGCCGGCAGAGCTGAACGAGGCAAAGGTGAGGCAGGTGAGATCAAAAGAGGAGAAGATCCCGGAAGTGAAGAAACTTAGGAGCAGGTCAAGTAGGTTTCCACCTAGCTCTTCACTTTCTTCACCAGGTTCTTTAAACCGAAACCGAAGAGGTGAAAGGAGAAGACAGTGTCTTCCTCCAACACCACCTGTGAGTGCTTAG